The following coding sequences are from one Mesorhizobium onobrychidis window:
- a CDS encoding GlxA family transcriptional regulator, producing the protein MTTRERDQPTANDAPLTFAVLVFPGFPMMAFSSVIEPLRAANVLAKRDCYRWIIVGAAEGPVEASNGVVIQPGFFAGDAPKVDRIVVCSGGDADHLVADDAVSWIRRSLRGGAHIGAVADAAFFLARAGLLDGHACTLHWTSQAAFTEAFPDIELRRDLYVIDRKRFTSAGGVGSLDMMLEIITNDYGAELAAGVAEWFVHSPLRSSVDRKLMPLRLRTGVQNELVLSAIAIMEDAVEERLGMADLAEKLGVSSDKLERNFRSELSISPNGYYRRLRLKRAADLLAHSTLMVRDVALACGFASMSSFARAFREEHGHAPKVARRH; encoded by the coding sequence ATGACCACTCGAGAGCGAGACCAGCCGACGGCAAACGACGCCCCGCTCACCTTCGCGGTGCTGGTCTTCCCCGGTTTTCCGATGATGGCGTTCAGTTCGGTCATCGAGCCGTTGCGTGCGGCGAATGTGCTGGCGAAGCGGGACTGCTACCGCTGGATCATCGTCGGCGCCGCCGAAGGCCCGGTCGAGGCCTCGAACGGCGTCGTTATCCAGCCCGGCTTTTTTGCCGGCGATGCGCCGAAGGTCGACCGCATCGTCGTCTGTTCGGGCGGTGATGCCGATCATCTTGTCGCCGACGATGCCGTGAGCTGGATCCGCAGGAGCCTGCGCGGCGGCGCCCATATCGGCGCGGTGGCGGACGCCGCCTTCTTTCTGGCGCGGGCCGGCTTGCTCGACGGCCATGCCTGCACCTTGCACTGGACCAGCCAGGCGGCCTTCACCGAGGCGTTCCCGGACATCGAGCTCAGGCGCGATCTCTACGTCATCGACCGCAAGCGCTTCACCTCGGCCGGCGGCGTCGGCAGCCTCGACATGATGCTGGAGATTATCACCAACGACTATGGCGCGGAGCTTGCCGCCGGCGTCGCCGAATGGTTCGTGCACAGCCCGCTGCGCTCCAGCGTCGACCGCAAGCTGATGCCGCTGCGGTTACGCACCGGCGTCCAGAACGAACTGGTGCTGTCGGCCATCGCCATCATGGAGGATGCGGTGGAGGAGCGGCTCGGCATGGCGGATCTGGCGGAAAAGCTCGGCGTCTCCTCCGACAAGCTCGAACGAAACTTCCGCTCCGAGCTCAGCATCTCGCCCAATGGCTATTACCGCCGCCTGCGGCTGAAGCGCGCCGCCGACCTCTTGGCCCATTCCACGCTGATGGTCCGCGACGTGGCGCTCGCCTGCGGCTTTGCCTCGATGTCGAGCTTCGCCCGGGCTTTCAGGGAAGAGCACGGCCATGCGCCGAAGGTGGCGCGGAGGCATTAG
- a CDS encoding DUF1059 domain-containing protein, with the protein MAYSYRCRNYPGNEACPATFTAETEAEVMKHVELHGAFAHGEDPKQWSPEDRKQVMKLIVAT; encoded by the coding sequence ATGGCTTACTCGTATCGTTGCAGGAACTATCCGGGAAACGAGGCTTGTCCAGCGACGTTCACGGCAGAGACCGAGGCGGAAGTGATGAAGCATGTCGAACTTCACGGCGCGTTCGCTCATGGGGAAGACCCGAAGCAATGGTCGCCGGAAGACCGTAAACAGGTCATGAAGCTAATTGTAGCTACCTAA
- a CDS encoding M24 family metallopeptidase gives MSIVVFDPDSTEDVDFKDRMRHPATADPAGGMWLSDTEPSFIDADALRKGRLAKLRAWMREAGYGAVVLFDPYNQRYATGSRNMFGYFLRNSTRYFFIPTEGPIVLFEYPQSYHVSMVLDTIDEARPSKLVWSSVSGRDDETSGPFADEIAELLKAHGGGSMKLGLDRCGHLQALALEKRGCEVRDCQGEILAVRAVKTPEEVKCLQVSMAGAEAAVYAVREAIKPGVSENDLFAIMYHEVIRQGGEFIETRLLTSGQRTNPWFNEASGRKIRPGELLALDTDTIGCYGYYSDFSRTFRCGPGKPTDYQKSLYRMAHDQVQHNISIVRPGMAFREIAEKAWKIPDRFVDQRYTSVMHGVGMHGETPFIAHAMDYETYGRDGFVVPGMVVSVESYIGEKGGREGVKLEDEILVTETGTELLSRFPYEDDFLEKQV, from the coding sequence ATGAGCATTGTCGTGTTCGACCCCGACAGCACCGAGGACGTCGACTTCAAAGACCGCATGCGCCACCCGGCGACGGCCGATCCGGCCGGCGGCATGTGGCTGTCCGACACCGAGCCGTCCTTCATCGATGCGGACGCGCTGCGCAAGGGGCGGCTTGCCAAGCTGCGTGCCTGGATGCGCGAGGCCGGCTATGGCGCCGTCGTGCTGTTCGATCCCTATAACCAGCGCTACGCCACCGGCTCGCGCAACATGTTCGGCTACTTCCTGCGCAATTCGACCCGCTACTTCTTCATCCCGACCGAAGGGCCGATCGTGCTGTTCGAATATCCGCAGAGCTATCATGTCTCGATGGTGCTCGACACGATCGACGAGGCGCGTCCGTCCAAGCTGGTCTGGTCTTCGGTGTCGGGCCGCGACGACGAAACATCAGGTCCCTTCGCCGACGAGATTGCCGAGCTGCTCAAGGCGCATGGCGGCGGCTCGATGAAGCTCGGGCTCGATCGCTGCGGCCATCTGCAGGCGCTGGCGCTGGAAAAGCGCGGCTGCGAGGTCCGGGATTGCCAGGGTGAAATTCTCGCCGTGCGCGCGGTCAAGACGCCCGAAGAAGTAAAATGCCTGCAGGTGTCGATGGCCGGCGCCGAAGCCGCCGTCTACGCGGTGCGCGAGGCGATCAAGCCCGGTGTGTCCGAAAACGACCTGTTCGCCATCATGTATCACGAGGTGATCCGGCAAGGCGGCGAGTTCATCGAAACCCGGCTGCTGACTTCGGGTCAGCGCACCAACCCGTGGTTCAACGAAGCCAGCGGCCGCAAGATCAGGCCGGGCGAACTTTTGGCGCTGGATACCGATACGATCGGCTGCTACGGCTATTATTCGGACTTCTCGCGCACCTTTCGCTGCGGGCCGGGCAAGCCGACGGATTATCAGAAGTCGCTCTACCGCATGGCACACGATCAGGTTCAGCACAACATCTCGATCGTGAGGCCGGGCATGGCGTTTCGCGAGATTGCCGAAAAAGCCTGGAAGATCCCGGACCGCTTCGTCGACCAGCGCTATACGTCGGTGATGCACGGCGTCGGCATGCATGGCGAGACGCCATTCATCGCGCACGCCATGGACTACGAGACCTATGGCCGCGACGGCTTTGTCGTGCCCGGCATGGTGGTCAGCGTCGAGAGCTATATCGGCGAGAAAGGCGGCCGCGAGGGCGTCAAGCTCGAGGACGAGATCCTGGTCACCGAGACCGGCACCGAGCTTCTGTCGCGCTTTCCCTATGAGGACGATTTTCTGGAGAAACAAGTTTGA